One window from the genome of Enterobacter asburiae encodes:
- a CDS encoding helix-turn-helix domain-containing protein, producing the protein MTNQEKQIKRKVEVFTLYDETLEHPDEKIKHLLDNLSPLGVPVKLKARERLSMIHKGQKVCYIITSGYFSCQRKGDGTTITNVYPPMFIGLGEIFSNFSSVHFYAEIPVEAIRITGDDLEAYMAANPDQWRNLVIIFSYVMHRLMIRDSQIIAGNAYQIVRNLLQDLMNQPDKVRESISASRFILERTKLSRSTVMHILSELSRGNYITLKRYGFLSEIHRLPEKF; encoded by the coding sequence ATGACTAATCAAGAGAAACAAATAAAAAGAAAAGTAGAGGTTTTCACCCTTTATGATGAAACACTCGAGCATCCTGACGAAAAGATTAAGCATCTCCTCGACAATCTCTCTCCGCTAGGCGTTCCTGTCAAGTTAAAAGCCAGAGAGAGACTGAGCATGATTCATAAGGGTCAGAAAGTCTGTTACATCATTACTTCGGGCTACTTTTCATGCCAACGTAAAGGTGACGGAACGACAATAACAAATGTCTACCCACCTATGTTTATCGGTTTGGGAGAGATTTTTTCAAACTTCAGTTCTGTGCATTTTTATGCAGAGATTCCCGTTGAGGCGATTCGGATTACAGGTGATGATCTTGAAGCTTATATGGCTGCTAATCCAGATCAATGGCGTAATCTTGTGATCATTTTTTCCTACGTCATGCATAGGCTTATGATAAGAGATAGCCAGATTATCGCTGGAAACGCTTATCAAATTGTTCGCAATCTTCTGCAGGACTTGATGAACCAGCCTGACAAAGTGCGCGAAAGCATTTCTGCATCACGATTCATTCTTGAGCGGACAAAATTATCAAGGAGTACCGTAATGCACATTCTCTCTGAACTTTCTCGGGGAAACTATATTACCTTGAAGCGTTACGGTTTCTTATCGGAGATACATCGTTTGCCGGAAAAATTCTAG
- a CDS encoding fimbrial protein: MNMNKIVLAVAMASTFAMGAVQAKDEGHGTVTFTGSIIDAPCSITPDSSDQTVDLGEVSNVALKDGGTSNPQPFAIKLEQCDTTTLKSVKATFTGAPSAGNPKLLGITGTAKGASIAITNGSGQIITLGTASPAQTLQDGNNTLEFSAYLQGDGASATIVPGSFQSVADFTLSYQ; encoded by the coding sequence ATGAACATGAATAAGATTGTTCTGGCGGTAGCTATGGCTTCTACTTTTGCAATGGGCGCAGTTCAAGCAAAAGATGAGGGGCATGGTACTGTGACCTTCACGGGTTCAATTATTGATGCACCATGCTCCATCACGCCTGATAGTAGCGATCAGACGGTTGATCTGGGCGAAGTGTCTAATGTTGCCCTTAAGGATGGTGGGACGTCTAATCCGCAGCCATTCGCGATCAAATTAGAGCAGTGTGATACCACCACTTTAAAATCTGTTAAGGCAACCTTTACCGGTGCTCCGTCTGCAGGTAACCCAAAACTGCTGGGTATTACGGGTACTGCAAAAGGCGCTTCCATTGCGATTACAAACGGCTCCGGTCAGATCATCACACTGGGAACTGCCTCTCCAGCTCAGACTCTGCAGGACGGAAATAACACTCTGGAATTCTCTGCGTATCTCCAGGGTGATGGTGCATCAGCAACAATTGTCCCAGGCAGCTTCCAGTCTGTTGCGGACTTCACCCTGTCTTACCAGTAA